The Candidatus Poribacteria bacterium genome contains the following window.
TGAAGGATACCCAGTATCCTGACTTTTGGCAACTATTATTTATGAAACACCCTCATTTAAATAGATGAATACGTTTTCACGTTTAAGCTTATTTACGCTCGTCTGTCTCGGCTTGATACTTGTCGGTAATGCTGCTGACGTGCACGCCCAAGCAGCAGACGAAGTGACTCTAGAGGTTTCAAGTGCCGACAAGGTTTATGATGTAGGTGCCCCGGTGGAGGTAACATTTGCTGCCGCGAAGAATGCCCTTCCAGAAAGTGGTGTCACACTAACTATTACAAGTTCGGCAAATGTGTCGGAGGTTCCTTCTAGTGCCGTAACTGCATTGGGTAGAGTAACAGTGAAGGGTACAGCCAAATCCCCTGGTGCAGGTTATATTGAAGCAGTATGGCGCTTCGGGCAGACGACAAAGGTTGCTAGGGCTCGGTTCACTATAAGACAGGTTGGCCATAGTCCTGCCCTAATTGTTGTGAATTCGCCTTCCAATAAGTCCAAGATAAAAATTGGTGATACCTTCACGCAGACAATTACGATCGAAAATAGGGATAATACACCTCCCCGCTATCCAACTTTGCCTTTGTCTGCGTGGCAAATGGATGTTGTCTACAACCCTCTTATACTCGAAGTCATTGATGTCACAGAGGGTGGTTTTTTGGAGAGTGACGGTGTAAATGCTGTGTATGATAAGGTGACATCGTCCGGTAAAATCAGCGTCAGTCAAGCTCGAGCTGGACAAATGGCGAATGCCTCTCCTCCACCTTCTAATGTAGCAAAAGCTCCCTCTCCTACTGGTATCTCTCTGGCTCCTGGGGACAAAGGGGAATTGCTAACGATCACGTTTAAGGTGCTGGCGGTTGCTGAGGAAGCATTAGGAATACACAATGTCCGACTCCAAAGTGATGAAGATGAGGATAAGAACGGAACACCTGATCGGATATCCTACTCTATTCTCGTTAGCGACGTTATTGTCACTACGCATCAGTCTTCCGCAAAAGAGGATGTGAATCAAGATGGAGAAGTGAATATCCTTGATTTGGTTATGGTAGCTGGAAGTATCGGGGCAGTTCCATCCAATCCGCGCGCGGATGTCAACGGCGATGGGTTTGTCAATACCCTTGATCTCATCAAAATTTACATGAGTGAGCATTGGGCAAAAAGTGTGACTATCAGCGAGGTTGGGGAAGATAATGAGCCTGCACTTACTGCGCCTCCTGTGAGTCGTAATGTGGATTCGGCTACCATTCAATCCTGGATTGACCTTGCACAGGTTGAAGACGACGGTTCCGCTATTTTCGATCTCGGCATCGCGAATCTTGAAGCACTTCTTGCTTCCAGAATTCCCGGCGAGACGCGGCTCCTGTTGAACTATCCGAATCCGTTCAATCCTGAAACGTGGATTCCGTATCAGTTGGCAGAGGCGACGGATGTCACAGTGACGATCCATGCCATGAACGGTTCTCTGATTCGGACGCTTGCGTTAGGGCATCAGGCTGCAGGGGTATACCAAAGCAAGAGCCAAGCGGCGTATTGGGATGGTCGTAATGAATTAGGTGAGCAGGTAGCAAGTGGTCTCTACTTCTACACGCTCACAGCAGGTAACTTCAGTGCGACTGGCAAAATGCTGGTTCGGAAGTAAGTTTCATAACGTATGGGGTGGATTTACAAATCTGCCCCGCATTTTCATTGAATCTGTTGTATTGTGAACTATCGCAAACCATATAGAACACTCCTTACAACGGCAATTGATGCGTGCCTACTTGTGGTCCGTGTCAATTGCTTTTTATTTTTTCAAGTGAACAAGGGTAACTATGTGCTTGTCCAAATTCATTCCTAACGTGAGTTTGAAAAATAAATGCCTATTTTTGTATAAGAGAACCCTTTTAGTATAATTAAGTTATCAACATTCTTCAGTCAATAGGAATTCTCTTTACACTTTTACACTCAAGAAAGCTTAGGTATTTATTAAACCCACGTTAATTATAGGATCCACCATAAGGAATAAATAGATGAAAAAGCGAATGTTTTTCTGTTCTTTTATTTTTGCAATGTCTGTTTTTCACTTTTCAGTTCCGAATGTTATTTTTGGACAATCGTTTGCTGAACAAGTATTTCACAAGCATCGTGCAACGGTTCTGGACGAAAAGATTCAACCTTTTCTTCCAGATGTCCTACGTGGTTTTAGAAAACCAGAAATTCAAAGTGCTGTAGATCGTCCTTTTATTGTGGTTGTTTTAAACAATCCCGGTTTCATAACAGCAGTTGATCCGGAGGTAGACTATAGATTTATAGGACTTCTGACTATAAATAGTGAACTCCGAGCATTGTTCAGGGATGAACAATTTTACAATGTGCTTAAGGACTCCGATGAGATTGATAAACTTGTAACTTTAATTGAGGAATCAGGACCTGCACAACCAATACAACAACCCAACTCAGACTGTGAGCCGCCTCAGCGGGAACAGTCAAAACGAATGAGACTGGCAATAGTGTCAGAGCCTGATCAGAAGAGTGAACCTGACAAATCCCTTGACCTTATCGTCGTGGTGCTGGATCAATATAATGCTGGACTTCCCGGAGAGGTTGTCACGTTTGTTGTACCGAAAGGTAAAGGGACGTTCCCAGAATCAAAAGAAGTATTGATTAAAAAAACAACTAATGATATCGGTATAGCCAAGGCGACCCTCAGCCTCACGAATGTGGAGCCGAATGAAAAAATAAAGGTGGTGGCATTTGTTATTGGGGGAGGAGAAGCAA
Protein-coding sequences here:
- a CDS encoding dockerin type I domain-containing protein; its protein translation is MNTFSRLSLFTLVCLGLILVGNAADVHAQAADEVTLEVSSADKVYDVGAPVEVTFAAAKNALPESGVTLTITSSANVSEVPSSAVTALGRVTVKGTAKSPGAGYIEAVWRFGQTTKVARARFTIRQVGHSPALIVVNSPSNKSKIKIGDTFTQTITIENRDNTPPRYPTLPLSAWQMDVVYNPLILEVIDVTEGGFLESDGVNAVYDKVTSSGKISVSQARAGQMANASPPPSNVAKAPSPTGISLAPGDKGELLTITFKVLAVAEEALGIHNVRLQSDEDEDKNGTPDRISYSILVSDVIVTTHQSSAKEDVNQDGEVNILDLVMVAGSIGAVPSNPRADVNGDGFVNTLDLIKIYMSEHWAKSVTISEVGEDNEPALTAPPVSRNVDSATIQSWIDLAQVEDDGSAIFDLGIANLEALLASRIPGETRLLLNYPNPFNPETWIPYQLAEATDVTVTIHAMNGSLIRTLALGHQAAGVYQSKSQAAYWDGRNELGEQVASGLYFYTLTAGNFSATGKMLVRK
- a CDS encoding T9SS type A sorting domain-containing protein; this translates as MKKRMFFCSFIFAMSVFHFSVPNVIFGQSFAEQVFHKHRATVLDEKIQPFLPDVLRGFRKPEIQSAVDRPFIVVVLNNPGFITAVDPEVDYRFIGLLTINSELRALFRDEQFYNVLKDSDEIDKLVTLIEESGPAQPIQQPNSDCEPPQREQSKRMRLAIVSEPDQKSEPDKSLDLIVVVLDQYNAGLPGEVVTFVVPKGKGTFPESKEVLIKKTTNDIGIAKATLSLTNVEPNEKIKVVAFVIGGGEATLSEEFNVTAPGAASAPSIHAAVQKDISVEDVQGLLTQVKALPETTQADPVYQRDIAMLEQLLATLRQPQVVSKQTALLPNYPNPFNPETWIPYQLSEASEVTVSIYSVNGNLIRMLALGHQPAGIYQSKSRAVYWDGRNEYGERVASGLYFYTLTAGDFTATRKMLIRK